Proteins encoded within one genomic window of Lysinibacillus sphaericus:
- a CDS encoding MFS transporter produces MNKNQAITLTILLANLFIAFLGIGLVIPVLPTIMNELNITGSVVGYMVAAFAITQLIVSPIAGKLVDRIGRKIMIVVGLFIFGLSELLFGMGRSIEILFLSRMLGGVSAAFIMPAVTAFIADITTMAQRPKALGYMSAAISTGFIIGPGLGGFLAEYGTRLPFFAAGVLGFVAALLSLTFLKEPTRATDDTEAASSIFSSAKRIFSPLYFIAFVLIFVLSFGLAAFESLFSLFVDHKFAFTPSDIAIIITGSGIIGAIAQLLLFDWLTKKMGEINVIRYSLILSATLTFAMTIVNHYFAILFVTFFIFVGFDLIRPAVTSYLSKIAGNEQGFVGGMNSMFTSLGNIFGPIIGGILFDIDLNYPYYFATIVLVFGVILALFWKKPKDIAL; encoded by the coding sequence ATGAACAAGAATCAAGCTATAACATTAACTATTTTATTAGCCAATCTCTTTATCGCCTTTTTAGGAATAGGATTGGTTATCCCGGTATTACCAACTATTATGAACGAGCTTAATATTACAGGCTCTGTCGTTGGCTATATGGTGGCAGCATTTGCCATAACACAACTGATTGTATCGCCAATTGCAGGGAAACTGGTGGACCGTATTGGCCGAAAAATCATGATTGTTGTTGGTCTATTTATTTTTGGCCTTTCAGAGCTATTATTTGGGATGGGCCGTTCCATTGAAATTTTATTTTTATCGCGCATGCTTGGTGGTGTAAGTGCTGCTTTTATTATGCCCGCAGTAACAGCATTTATTGCTGATATTACAACAATGGCGCAACGTCCGAAAGCACTTGGCTATATGAGTGCAGCTATTAGTACTGGCTTTATTATAGGACCAGGGCTCGGTGGATTTTTAGCAGAATACGGTACACGTTTACCTTTCTTCGCTGCCGGTGTTCTCGGTTTCGTAGCAGCGTTATTATCGCTCACATTTTTAAAAGAACCGACACGTGCTACGGATGATACAGAAGCCGCATCTTCTATTTTCAGCAGTGCGAAACGAATTTTTAGCCCTTTGTATTTCATTGCATTTGTGCTTATTTTTGTCCTTTCATTTGGTCTTGCAGCATTCGAATCACTCTTTAGTTTATTCGTTGATCATAAATTTGCATTTACACCATCTGATATTGCTATTATCATTACCGGTAGTGGTATTATTGGTGCCATTGCCCAATTACTATTGTTTGACTGGCTTACGAAGAAAATGGGCGAGATTAATGTTATTCGATACTCCCTCATTCTGTCTGCCACGCTGACTTTTGCCATGACAATCGTTAATCATTATTTCGCAATATTATTTGTGACATTCTTTATTTTTGTCGGCTTCGATTTAATTCGTCCTGCTGTTACGTCCTATTTATCAAAAATCGCAGGAAATGAGCAGGGCTTTGTTGGGGGCATGAACTCTATGTTTACAAGTCTCGGAAATATATTCGGACCAATTATTGGGGGAATATTATTCGACATTGACTTAAATTATCCATATTACTTTGCTACCATCGTGTTAGTTTTCGGCGTAATACTTGCACTGTTCTGGAAGAAACCAAAAGATATCGCGCTATAA
- the folD gene encoding bifunctional methylenetetrahydrofolate dehydrogenase/methenyltetrahydrofolate cyclohydrolase FolD has product MSSAIINGKEIGQEIRSSVAERVARLKEQGLIPGLAVVLVGDNQASATYVRNKQKSCEAIGMFSELIKLPEETTQEELLVQIELLNNREDIHGILVQLPLPKHIDEDTVIATIAVEKDVDGFSPVSVGKMMLGQETFLPCTPFGVMKLLEYSGIEIAGKHAVIVGRSHIVGKPMGQLLLQKDATVTYTHSKTPDLPSFTKQADILIAAVGRANFITKEHVKEGAVVIDVGINRDENNKLCGDVNFAEVDGIASHITPVPGGVGPMTITMLLFNTVQAAETKLANKMK; this is encoded by the coding sequence ATGTCAAGTGCAATTATTAATGGTAAAGAGATTGGTCAAGAAATTCGTAGTTCAGTAGCCGAGCGAGTAGCTCGTTTAAAGGAGCAAGGTTTAATTCCAGGCTTAGCGGTTGTTCTAGTTGGGGACAACCAAGCTTCAGCTACATATGTGAGAAATAAGCAAAAATCTTGTGAAGCAATTGGGATGTTTTCAGAGTTAATTAAACTGCCAGAGGAAACGACACAAGAAGAGCTGTTAGTGCAAATTGAATTATTAAATAATCGTGAAGATATTCACGGGATTTTAGTACAATTACCACTGCCTAAACATATTGATGAGGACACAGTTATTGCGACAATCGCTGTTGAAAAAGACGTAGATGGCTTCTCGCCAGTTAGCGTTGGGAAAATGATGCTTGGCCAGGAAACATTTTTACCATGTACTCCGTTTGGCGTGATGAAGCTTCTTGAATATTCAGGAATTGAAATCGCTGGAAAGCATGCAGTCATTGTAGGTAGAAGTCATATTGTAGGGAAACCAATGGGACAACTATTGCTACAAAAAGATGCGACGGTGACATACACGCATTCAAAAACACCAGATTTACCTTCATTCACAAAACAAGCGGATATTTTAATTGCAGCTGTGGGGCGTGCGAACTTTATTACAAAAGAGCATGTGAAAGAAGGTGCTGTTGTTATTGATGTCGGCATTAACCGCGATGAAAACAACAAGCTATGCGGGGACGTAAACTTTGCAGAGGTTGACGGTATCGCATCTCACATTACACCAGTTCCAGGCGGTGTCGGCCCGATGACAATCACGATGTTACTCTTCAACACAGTGCAAGCGGCAGAAACAAAGCTTGCGAATAAAATGAAGTAA
- a CDS encoding Asp23/Gls24 family envelope stress response protein — MAEKVGQSFVQPTPSGKEELGKIEVAAEVIEIVAGIAVNEVEGIAATRGNIATGVVERFGKKVHNKGIKSGVTEHGKITIDVFCSVKYGYSIPKVAKDVQTQIRQAILNMTALETAEVNVHITGIHFEKEETVVPE, encoded by the coding sequence ATGGCAGAGAAAGTAGGACAATCTTTCGTACAACCAACACCTTCTGGTAAAGAAGAGCTTGGGAAAATTGAAGTAGCTGCAGAAGTAATTGAAATTGTAGCTGGAATCGCAGTAAACGAGGTAGAGGGTATCGCAGCAACGCGTGGTAATATAGCAACTGGCGTCGTTGAACGCTTCGGTAAGAAAGTACACAATAAGGGCATAAAATCTGGTGTAACAGAACATGGGAAAATTACCATTGATGTATTTTGTTCTGTAAAATATGGCTATTCAATTCCGAAAGTGGCAAAGGATGTACAAACGCAAATTCGCCAAGCAATTTTAAATATGACTGCACTTGAAACAGCAGAGGTGAATGTCCATATTACAGGTATTCACTTCGAAAAAGAGGAAACAGTAGTACCAGAATAA
- the nusB gene encoding transcription antitermination factor NusB — protein MKRHEAREKALQVLFQLDNTDLTVEEAKAHIKGQPTNAFYEKIVNGTAEHLEEIDAALTQHLEKWSLARLPKIERTVLRLAVYELLYMQETPKRVVLNEAIELCKTFGDDKSSKFVNGVLSKFTEQ, from the coding sequence ATGAAACGACATGAAGCACGTGAAAAAGCGTTGCAAGTTTTGTTTCAGCTAGACAATACAGATCTTACAGTCGAAGAAGCAAAAGCACATATTAAAGGTCAACCGACAAATGCTTTCTACGAAAAGATTGTAAATGGAACAGCTGAACATTTAGAGGAAATTGATGCGGCATTAACGCAGCATCTAGAAAAGTGGTCACTTGCCCGTCTGCCAAAAATTGAGAGAACAGTTTTACGACTAGCTGTATACGAGCTTTTATACATGCAAGAAACACCAAAAAGAGTAGTACTTAATGAAGCAATCGAGTTATGCAAAACATTTGGAGACGATAAATCGTCAAAATTTGTTAATGGCGTACTTTCTAAATTTACAGAACAATAA
- a CDS encoding class I SAM-dependent methyltransferase — MVMYNFEEYDDPILYDIENESYLAELPFLLKWASTTQGTIIDLACGTGRLTIPLSKNGYQMIGVDIHKGMLNEAKKKSADFDLPIKWVEQDCTKLQLPTKSHFIYSVGNSFQHFLTNNAQDSLLSSVNKHLEMGGIFIFGTRFPSAEELLQPSTEEYWRTYTDRDSLHIVDVYTISHYDALSQIQHYTTIRKYKNSEGQMVDEKSTKISLRYVYPKEMERILLYNGFEIVDVFQDWKETVATNDSYELIYVCKKISN, encoded by the coding sequence AATTGCCCTTTTTGTTAAAGTGGGCGTCAACTACACAAGGAACAATCATTGACTTAGCTTGTGGAACGGGGAGACTGACGATTCCACTTTCTAAAAATGGTTATCAAATGATAGGAGTAGACATCCATAAAGGTATGTTAAATGAAGCAAAGAAAAAATCAGCGGATTTTGATTTGCCGATTAAATGGGTGGAACAAGATTGTACAAAATTGCAATTACCAACGAAAAGTCATTTCATTTATTCAGTTGGGAATTCATTTCAACATTTTTTGACGAACAATGCGCAAGATAGTTTACTTTCTTCAGTGAATAAACATTTGGAAATGGGAGGCATCTTCATTTTTGGTACGAGGTTTCCTAGCGCAGAGGAATTACTTCAACCAAGTACGGAAGAATATTGGAGAACGTATACTGATCGCGATTCGCTTCATATTGTTGATGTCTATACAATTAGTCATTATGATGCTTTAAGTCAAATCCAACACTATACAACAATTAGAAAGTATAAAAATAGTGAAGGTCAAATGGTGGATGAAAAGAGCACAAAGATAAGCTTAAGATATGTATATCCAAAAGAAATGGAACGGATTTTATTGTACAACGGTTTTGAAATTGTAGATGTATTTCAGGACTGGAAAGAAACCGTTGCTACGAATGACAGTTACGAGTTAATCTATGTTTGTAAAAAAATAAGCAACTGA
- a CDS encoding MerR family transcriptional regulator — protein MKEHYYTIGEVAKLANLSVQTLRYYDQIDLFKPAYTDSASNYRYYKDSQIFYLDIIKSLKYIGTSLEDIKKALMLTPEELLVFLEQQEQRLEEKISRLNEVRYTLLKTKKQMQEQIDIPIFGEVYTRFEEEMPILQVTTTELTPTSSTNTYYSILTKIIENEGSVLNSRYGCIYPLAHYKDVNDIFYDAIFTPLLTERRFSKLTTNMKQTIVPAGKYACIAFIYHPDTYFSFYEKLKKYVDAQQTAFESTVYELYMPATLTDEQEKKFIVELKIRQSTTL, from the coding sequence ATGAAAGAACATTATTATACAATCGGGGAAGTTGCAAAATTAGCAAACCTTTCTGTGCAGACCCTTCGTTACTACGACCAAATTGACTTGTTTAAGCCTGCTTATACTGATTCCGCTAGCAATTACCGCTATTATAAAGACAGTCAGATTTTTTACTTAGATATCATTAAGTCACTAAAATATATCGGGACATCACTTGAAGACATTAAAAAGGCGCTTATGCTAACGCCTGAAGAGCTGCTTGTTTTTTTAGAACAACAAGAACAACGGTTGGAAGAAAAAATTTCACGTCTGAATGAAGTAAGATACACGCTGTTGAAAACAAAAAAGCAAATGCAAGAGCAAATTGACATCCCCATCTTCGGCGAAGTTTACACGCGTTTTGAAGAAGAAATGCCAATATTACAAGTGACTACGACTGAACTGACACCCACTTCTAGCACCAATACATACTACAGCATTTTAACAAAAATTATCGAGAATGAAGGAAGTGTCTTAAATAGTCGCTATGGATGTATTTATCCGCTCGCTCATTACAAAGATGTAAATGACATTTTTTATGATGCGATTTTCACTCCACTATTAACGGAACGTAGATTTTCTAAACTGACAACGAATATGAAACAAACCATTGTACCAGCAGGTAAGTATGCTTGCATTGCTTTTATTTATCACCCCGATACGTATTTTTCCTTTTACGAAAAACTTAAAAAATATGTAGATGCGCAACAAACAGCATTTGAATCCACCGTTTACGAATTATATATGCCAGCAACCTTAACTGATGAGCAGGAAAAGAAGTTTATTGTAGAATTAAAAATCAGACAAAGTACGACGCTTTAA